A genomic segment from uncultured Desulfuromonas sp. encodes:
- a CDS encoding diguanylate cyclase encodes MPKTLEKRRLLQQTAVVLIALNGVLLVLLFHLSQKNMMENADQTVTKLLEFQTSIRSYVEKTVRPEVYRLQKDHILTDEYCSPALMSRSFVSRAILEDYLAQQSENLSGSVFRYASRSPLNLHNLATEHEAELLDSFESGSLSTHRDEIEENGKKYLCYAIPLGRFSSGCMKCHSDPKIAPSALVEHYGSTHGFHHKVGELSGLMSVTIPLSDFQHHAHKTFLVIAISTLIAFYSIYLFIRQLIIKREAQDLLLRQKNEELNLSHQKLNYAQKMAHLGSWHWNVATNELLWSDEVFRIMGDDIQSYAPTFDRFLEKIHPEDRARADQAIQAALSNHTPYEVEHRIIRSDETVRHVREQGEVTVDGKQEISGMVGTILDMTAIIELQQKLEKLAITDELTGALNRRQLFREGEKLCKLASRYQTPFSVIFYDLDHFKSINDSYGHLVGDEVLQQITAVVRDSLRDADILARYGGEEFCILAPETEAQQAENLAERIRNNVKRHIIAPSHHPTFVFNVTISLGITEHVENETFSSVIDRADQAAYQAKQKGRDCSVVD; translated from the coding sequence GTGCCAAAGACACTGGAAAAAAGAAGACTGTTACAACAAACAGCAGTGGTGCTCATTGCGTTGAATGGGGTGCTTTTAGTCCTACTGTTTCATCTGAGCCAGAAAAACATGATGGAAAACGCCGACCAAACCGTCACCAAGCTGCTGGAATTTCAAACATCCATCAGATCCTACGTCGAAAAAACCGTTCGTCCCGAAGTGTACCGACTGCAAAAAGATCACATTCTGACAGATGAGTATTGTTCCCCTGCATTGATGTCCCGCTCCTTCGTATCACGGGCCATCTTGGAAGATTATCTGGCTCAACAGTCAGAAAATCTCTCCGGATCTGTTTTCCGTTATGCCTCGCGTTCTCCACTGAATCTTCACAACCTGGCAACCGAACACGAAGCCGAGCTTCTTGATTCTTTTGAATCAGGCAGCCTTTCGACTCATCGCGACGAAATTGAAGAGAATGGAAAGAAATACCTGTGTTATGCCATTCCTCTGGGTCGTTTTTCTTCCGGATGCATGAAATGCCACAGCGATCCGAAAATTGCGCCATCCGCTTTGGTTGAACACTATGGCTCAACACATGGTTTTCATCATAAGGTCGGCGAGCTTTCGGGTCTGATGTCTGTAACCATCCCGTTGTCAGATTTCCAGCACCACGCACATAAAACCTTTCTCGTCATTGCCATCTCAACCCTGATCGCCTTTTACAGCATTTACCTGTTCATTCGTCAGCTGATCATCAAAAGAGAAGCACAAGATTTGCTGCTGCGGCAGAAAAACGAAGAGCTTAACCTCTCCCATCAGAAGTTGAATTACGCCCAAAAAATGGCACACTTGGGTAGCTGGCACTGGAATGTTGCCACCAATGAGTTGCTCTGGTCCGATGAAGTGTTCAGAATTATGGGAGACGACATTCAGAGCTATGCGCCGACATTTGACCGTTTTTTGGAAAAGATCCATCCCGAGGACCGTGCTCGTGCGGATCAGGCCATCCAAGCCGCCCTGTCGAACCATACCCCCTACGAAGTGGAACATCGTATTATCCGTAGTGATGAGACAGTACGCCATGTCCGCGAGCAGGGCGAGGTGACGGTCGATGGCAAACAAGAAATTAGCGGGATGGTTGGAACCATTCTGGATATGACCGCCATCATTGAGCTACAGCAGAAACTTGAAAAACTGGCGATCACCGACGAACTCACGGGAGCACTGAATCGTCGACAGCTGTTTCGCGAGGGAGAAAAACTCTGTAAACTTGCATCACGCTACCAAACCCCATTCAGTGTCATTTTTTACGATCTTGATCATTTTAAATCGATCAATGATTCTTACGGACATCTTGTGGGTGATGAAGTTTTGCAACAGATCACCGCTGTCGTTCGTGACTCGCTTCGAGATGCAGACATTCTGGCACGCTATGGCGGCGAAGAATTCTGTATTTTAGCACCGGAAACCGAGGCCCAACAGGCAGAGAATCTGGCTGAAAGAATTCGCAACAACGTCAAACGACACATTATTGCGCCAAGCCACCATCCCACGTTTGTGTTCAACGTGACAATCAGTCTGGGCATTACCGAACATGTAGAAAATGAAACATTTTCATCGGTTATTGACCGGGCGGATCAAGCAGCTTATCAAGCCAAACAAAAGGGTCGTGATTGCTCCGTTGTTGATTAA
- a CDS encoding EAL domain-containing protein, producing the protein MSRIRAASIGTYLAVLTVLAVLPALILIIHSGLQQRHEAITQAERQMTILVRSMAEHQEGEIKAARQTLETLVQTNAIQSQNPSACTELFRKVLGQTSNLLNLTLCDKNGQVIASARPHGGLNLSDRKHVREALEKKTFAAGEFIFTRMGAMEPAFPFAFPVLDHQNQVQGVLTAVLGLSTFKNLLEHARLPNGTFIAVTDHHGIRLYYHPEDTKNHPIGHPIGVTGWQAALQTQKTGLISSIASDGQTKRFAFYPMYLRSQTTPYLFMWAGIPEQQILAPANMEWQRNLSVMGVVILFSIFLARLFGQHTLVKPLEALAKASQNFGQDQLWQLPHLSCQPSEIRQLSATFTTMTERLENSRAIQQQSEQRLEHLATHDELTGLANRTLLLDRLEQAIREGIRQQQGVAVLLIDLDRFQVINDSLGHDQGDQLLCQIGERLCQRVRATDTVSRLGGDEFALVLGTLDKEDNLLPFLQKLLKDISRPCHIGNHHIVVTASIGISLFPSDGHDSITLLRNADLAMYQSKRHKGDFTFYASDMNRHAVKILELERDLRQALDRRELLLHYQPKVSIQSGKIVGCEALIRWQHPSCGLVSPADFIPLAEETGLIVPIGAWVLEQACLQAMRWQQQGLRTLTMAVNLSSRQFRHGDLCETIDAVLEKTSLQPQLLDLELTESMIMEDPDGAAQTMRELKGKEVLLSLDDFGTGYSSLNYLRRFPVDCLKIDASFIRDVAQDASSAAVAASIVDIAHHLGLITVAEGVETVDQLNFLKKCHCDVLQGYLYSRPLPAEDFTALLSKDHDLKQALGPQEDTPGDH; encoded by the coding sequence ATGTCCCGAATCCGAGCAGCTTCAATCGGTACTTATTTGGCGGTCTTGACAGTTTTGGCCGTTTTGCCGGCTCTGATTTTGATTATTCATAGCGGATTGCAACAACGTCATGAAGCCATCACCCAGGCCGAACGACAAATGACGATCCTGGTACGCAGCATGGCGGAGCACCAGGAAGGAGAGATCAAAGCGGCACGTCAGACATTGGAGACACTCGTACAAACCAATGCCATACAATCCCAAAATCCGTCGGCCTGCACAGAGCTCTTTCGTAAAGTGCTCGGACAGACATCCAACCTGCTCAACCTGACATTATGCGACAAGAACGGACAGGTCATTGCATCTGCCAGACCACACGGCGGCCTCAACCTGAGCGACCGCAAACACGTTCGCGAAGCGTTAGAAAAAAAAACATTTGCCGCCGGTGAGTTTATTTTTACCCGTATGGGGGCCATGGAGCCCGCCTTTCCCTTTGCTTTTCCGGTCCTCGATCATCAAAACCAAGTCCAAGGGGTTCTCACTGCCGTACTTGGCCTGTCAACCTTTAAAAACCTGCTTGAGCACGCGAGATTACCTAACGGTACCTTCATCGCAGTGACCGATCATCACGGGATCCGCCTGTACTACCATCCGGAAGACACAAAAAACCACCCCATTGGACACCCCATTGGCGTAACGGGTTGGCAGGCCGCACTTCAGACTCAAAAAACAGGACTGATCAGTTCAATCGCTTCTGACGGTCAAACAAAGCGTTTTGCCTTTTACCCTATGTACTTACGTTCCCAGACAACGCCTTACCTTTTCATGTGGGCAGGAATTCCGGAACAACAGATTCTGGCTCCGGCAAACATGGAATGGCAAAGAAACCTTAGTGTGATGGGAGTTGTTATTCTTTTCAGCATTTTTCTGGCGCGACTTTTCGGTCAGCATACCCTGGTCAAGCCCCTCGAAGCTCTGGCTAAAGCGAGTCAGAACTTCGGTCAGGATCAACTTTGGCAATTACCGCACCTTTCTTGCCAGCCATCTGAAATCCGGCAATTGTCTGCGACCTTTACCACCATGACCGAACGCCTTGAAAACAGTCGCGCTATCCAACAGCAATCGGAGCAACGGCTGGAACATCTTGCCACCCACGACGAACTGACTGGCCTCGCCAATCGCACTCTGTTGCTCGACCGTTTGGAACAAGCCATCCGTGAAGGCATTCGCCAACAGCAGGGTGTCGCGGTTCTGCTGATCGACCTGGATCGTTTTCAGGTCATCAACGACAGCCTTGGCCATGATCAGGGAGACCAGTTGCTCTGTCAGATCGGCGAACGTCTCTGCCAGCGTGTCCGGGCCACGGACACCGTCAGCCGTCTCGGCGGGGACGAGTTTGCCCTGGTTCTGGGTACCCTCGACAAAGAGGATAACCTCCTTCCGTTTCTGCAGAAACTGCTCAAAGACATCAGCCGTCCCTGCCACATCGGCAATCATCATATAGTCGTCACGGCGAGTATCGGCATCAGTTTATTCCCCAGTGATGGCCATGACAGTATCACTCTGCTGCGCAATGCGGATCTCGCCATGTACCAGTCAAAACGCCACAAAGGTGATTTTACGTTTTATGCCAGTGACATGAATCGCCATGCGGTAAAAATTCTTGAGCTGGAACGGGATCTCCGTCAAGCATTAGACCGAAGGGAACTGTTACTCCACTACCAACCCAAAGTATCCATTCAAAGCGGCAAAATTGTCGGCTGCGAAGCGTTAATCCGCTGGCAGCACCCCAGCTGCGGCCTCGTCTCTCCTGCTGACTTCATTCCTTTGGCTGAAGAAACCGGCCTGATTGTCCCCATCGGTGCCTGGGTTCTGGAGCAGGCCTGCCTTCAGGCGATGCGTTGGCAACAACAGGGGCTTAGGACCCTCACCATGGCTGTCAATCTCTCGTCAAGGCAGTTCCGCCACGGAGATCTGTGCGAAACGATTGACGCGGTTCTGGAAAAAACATCACTCCAGCCACAGCTTCTGGATCTTGAACTCACCGAAAGTATGATTATGGAAGATCCTGACGGTGCCGCCCAGACCATGAGGGAGCTCAAGGGAAAAGAGGTCCTCCTGAGTCTTGATGACTTTGGCACCGGCTATTCCAGCCTCAACTACCTACGTCGTTTTCCGGTCGATTGCCTGAAAATTGATGCTTCCTTTATTCGTGACGTTGCTCAGGATGCCAGTTCGGCGGCGGTCGCTGCCAGCATCGTCGATATCGCCCACCATCTTGGACTGATCACAGTCGCTGAAGGTGTTGAAACTGTGGACCAATTGAACTTTTTGAAAAAATGTCATTGCGATGTTCTGCAAGGCTACCTTTACAGTCGCCCCCTACCGGCAGAAGATTTCACTGCGCTTTTAAGTAAAGACCATGATTTAAAACAGGCCTTGGGCCCTCAAGAAGACACACCTGGCGACCACTAA
- a CDS encoding acyl-CoA thioesterase produces MPRPLDTAFHRTIPLSSDPDLRRSYMVVNEPLVGNVRFGRLLEALDKMAEDTALNYVRQTYPEARVVTAAIDEIMIMGAADVNRDIVLHARINHVGRTSMEVGIRVEHPGDPGVYIASCFFTMVARLGVGADAESVTIPPLEYVDELEKKHFDNAIISRKDYRSQQDAAQEPPSREEYELLNRLHTAQEDPGFNGLLSGKLVADSWERMYPAKENVPTTIFGGYLMRRAYELSSICAELVAPNRPVIVAVNRVNFFHPVRLGDKLHYTCRVVYTGKTSICVEANIRRISRDRTSEALSNSCLFTFVNVDDQLVPQPVPTIYPTTYAEDALYLQAYRRSKSPGRHQRRK; encoded by the coding sequence ATGCCCCGTCCACTCGATACAGCCTTTCACCGTACCATTCCGTTAAGTTCAGATCCCGATTTACGCCGCAGCTACATGGTGGTGAATGAACCACTGGTCGGCAATGTGCGCTTTGGCCGTTTGCTTGAAGCGCTGGATAAAATGGCCGAGGATACGGCATTGAACTATGTGCGGCAGACGTATCCAGAAGCTCGTGTGGTCACGGCGGCGATTGATGAAATCATGATTATGGGTGCGGCGGATGTAAATCGCGATATTGTGCTGCATGCCCGAATCAATCATGTCGGGCGGACCTCGATGGAGGTGGGAATTCGCGTCGAGCATCCCGGTGATCCGGGTGTCTATATTGCGTCATGTTTCTTCACCATGGTCGCCCGACTTGGCGTTGGGGCTGATGCCGAGAGCGTCACCATCCCACCTCTGGAATACGTCGACGAGTTGGAAAAGAAGCATTTCGACAACGCGATTATCAGTCGTAAGGATTACCGTAGTCAGCAGGATGCCGCTCAGGAACCACCCAGCCGTGAAGAATATGAATTGCTCAACCGGTTGCATACAGCTCAGGAAGATCCTGGGTTCAATGGCTTGTTGTCCGGCAAATTGGTCGCAGATTCCTGGGAACGGATGTATCCCGCCAAGGAAAATGTGCCGACGACGATCTTCGGCGGTTACCTGATGCGGCGTGCCTACGAACTCTCATCCATCTGTGCGGAATTGGTGGCACCGAACCGGCCGGTGATTGTTGCCGTAAATCGGGTGAATTTTTTTCATCCCGTGCGCCTGGGCGACAAACTTCATTACACCTGCCGTGTGGTTTACACGGGAAAAACCTCGATCTGTGTCGAAGCCAATATTCGCCGGATCAGCCGCGATCGCACCAGTGAAGCTTTGTCCAACTCCTGTCTGTTTACGTTTGTCAATGTGGATGACCAGCTGGTGCCGCAACCTGTGCCAACCATCTATCCGACGACCTATGCTGAGGATGCGCTTTATCTGCAGGCCTATCGACGCAGTAAAAGTCCGGGACGGCATCAACGTAGAAAGTAA